From a region of the Deltaproteobacteria bacterium genome:
- the queD gene encoding 6-carboxytetrahydropterin synthase QueD yields MYEITITRSFSAAHMLKGIGGKCEGLHGHNFIVEVTLAASTLSKEGLLLDFRILKEWTDEILDSLDHKYLNELPYFQNVNPSAENLARFLHDRIDEKAAAQNIAVPCVTVWESENARASYRGKLS; encoded by the coding sequence ATGTACGAAATAACTATTACCCGATCCTTTTCCGCCGCCCATATGTTGAAGGGTATCGGCGGCAAGTGCGAAGGGTTGCATGGACATAATTTTATTGTGGAAGTGACCCTGGCCGCCTCGACTTTGAGCAAGGAAGGATTGCTCTTGGACTTTCGCATCCTCAAGGAGTGGACCGACGAGATACTTGATTCTCTGGATCACAAATATCTGAACGAGCTGCCCTATTTTCAAAATGTTAATCCTTCGGCGGAAAATCTGGCCCGTTTCCTTCACGACCGGATTGACGAAAAGGCCGCCGCGCAGAACATAGCTGTGCCCTGTGTTACCGTCTGGGAATCCGAAAATGCGAGGGCCTCCTACCGCGGTAAATTGTCATGA
- the folE2 gene encoding GTP cyclohydrolase FolE2 translates to MIDMQNQQDYRRIDIQKVGVKGIKYPITVLDRVQGVQQVNAAINMYVNLPHHFKGTHMSRFVEILNEYHGEVNIKTLQLILEKLREKLRAESAHIEISFSYFVKKTAPVSRAKSLMEYECRFWGQNRGNKTDIMVGVVVPVTTVCPCSKEISNAGAHNQRSMVDVKVKFKKFFWIEDVITLVENSASGEVYSLLKRVDEKYVTEKGYENPMFVEDVVRNVAERLNAIDNFTWYSVEAENFESIHNHSAYAYVEKEAT, encoded by the coding sequence ATGATAGATATGCAAAATCAGCAAGACTACCGTCGTATAGATATTCAAAAGGTCGGCGTGAAGGGGATTAAATATCCCATTACTGTCCTGGACCGCGTCCAGGGAGTCCAGCAGGTTAATGCCGCCATCAATATGTACGTCAACTTGCCCCATCACTTCAAGGGAACCCACATGAGCCGCTTTGTGGAAATCCTCAATGAATACCATGGTGAGGTCAACATTAAAACCCTGCAGCTCATCCTGGAAAAGCTCCGGGAAAAGCTCCGGGCCGAGTCGGCGCACATAGAAATCAGCTTCTCTTACTTTGTGAAAAAAACGGCGCCTGTTTCCCGCGCCAAAAGCCTGATGGAATACGAGTGCCGGTTTTGGGGACAAAACCGGGGTAATAAAACGGATATTATGGTGGGCGTGGTGGTGCCCGTCACCACCGTCTGCCCCTGTTCCAAAGAAATCAGCAACGCCGGCGCCCACAACCAGCGGAGCATGGTGGATGTGAAGGTAAAATTCAAAAAATTTTTCTGGATAGAAGACGTCATTACGCTGGTAGAAAATTCGGCCAGCGGCGAGGTTTATTCCCTTTTGAAACGGGTAGATGAAAAATACGTGACGGAAAAAGGCTATGAAAACCCCATGTTCGTCGAGGATGTGGTCCGTAACGTGGCCGAGCGGCTGAATGCCATTGACAATTTCACCTGGTACAGCGTGGAGGCGGAAAACTTTGAAAGCATCCACAACCACAGCGCCTATGCCTATGTGGAGAAGGAGGCAACCTGA